A single genomic interval of Magnetospirillum sp. 15-1 harbors:
- the nifN gene encoding nitrogenase iron-molybdenum cofactor biosynthesis protein NifN: MALIIDHNKALSTSPLKVSAPLGAALAFMGMRGCLPMFHGSQGCTAFALVMMVRHFREAIPLQTTAMNEISTILGGMDQVEEGLLNIAKRAKPEIIGLISTALTETRGEDMAGDVKVIRARNKELADIAVVDVSAPDFSGSLETGWGKAVTAIVKALARPPGNQAKLDRVNLLPGAHLTPGDVEALKDIIADFGLEAMVLPDLSDSLDGHVPDSYTPTTLGGTSVAGVREMGRARLTIAIGEHMRIAAKTAEAITGVPSVVLDRVTGLDAVDRLMVCLSSVAGVTIPARQRRARSQLVDAMLDGHFYFGGRSVAIAAEPALLWSMGKLASDMGATIAAAVTTQPIPTLAELKAERVIVGDFEDLEDQILEAGGADLIIANSNGRQVAAHHGIPLFRAGFPVFDRLGAAHLTSAGYRGTRDLITQLGNILMERPGHAHEQSEHAHGHQSAAAG, translated from the coding sequence ATGGCCCTCATCATCGACCACAACAAGGCGCTTTCCACCTCGCCGCTGAAAGTCAGCGCGCCCTTGGGCGCCGCCCTGGCCTTCATGGGGATGCGGGGCTGCCTGCCCATGTTCCACGGCTCGCAGGGCTGCACCGCCTTCGCCCTGGTGATGATGGTGCGGCACTTCCGCGAGGCCATTCCGCTGCAGACCACCGCCATGAACGAGATCAGCACCATCCTGGGCGGCATGGATCAGGTGGAGGAAGGCCTCTTGAACATCGCCAAGCGCGCCAAGCCCGAGATCATCGGGCTGATCTCCACCGCGCTGACCGAGACAAGGGGCGAGGACATGGCCGGCGACGTCAAGGTCATCCGGGCGCGCAACAAGGAACTGGCCGACATCGCCGTGGTCGACGTCTCGGCGCCGGACTTCTCCGGCTCGCTGGAGACCGGCTGGGGCAAGGCGGTGACCGCCATCGTCAAGGCCCTGGCGCGGCCTCCGGGCAATCAGGCGAAGCTGGACCGCGTCAATCTGCTGCCCGGCGCCCATCTCACCCCCGGCGACGTGGAGGCCCTGAAGGACATCATCGCCGATTTCGGCCTGGAAGCCATGGTGCTGCCTGATCTGTCGGACTCCCTGGACGGCCATGTCCCCGATTCCTACACGCCGACCACCCTGGGCGGCACCTCGGTGGCCGGCGTGCGCGAGATGGGACGCGCACGGTTGACCATCGCCATCGGCGAGCACATGCGCATCGCCGCCAAGACCGCCGAGGCCATCACCGGTGTTCCCTCCGTCGTCCTGGACCGGGTCACCGGCCTGGATGCCGTGGACCGGCTGATGGTCTGCCTGTCTTCGGTGGCGGGCGTCACCATTCCCGCCCGCCAGCGTCGCGCCCGCTCGCAGTTGGTCGACGCCATGCTGGACGGCCACTTCTATTTCGGCGGCCGCTCGGTGGCCATCGCCGCCGAGCCCGCTTTGCTGTGGAGCATGGGCAAGCTGGCGTCCGACATGGGCGCCACCATCGCGGCCGCCGTCACCACCCAGCCCATCCCCACGCTGGCCGAGTTGAAGGCCGAGCGGGTGATCGTCGGCGATTTCGAGGATCTGGAGGACCAGATCCTGGAAGCCGGCGGCGCCGACCTGATCATCGCCAATTCCAACGGCCGCCAGGTGGCGGCCCATCACGGCATCCCCCTGTTCCGCGCCGGCTTTCCGGTGTTCGACCGCCTGGGGGCCGCCCACCTGACCAGTGCGGGCTATCGGGGCACCCGCGACCTGATCACCCAATTGGGCAACATCCTGATGGAACGGCCCGGACACGCCCACGAGCAGTCGGAGCACGCCCATGGTCACCAGAGTGCTGCGGCTGGTTGA
- the nifK gene encoding nitrogenase molybdenum-iron protein subunit beta, which produces MPQSAEKTKDHVSLFKEPEYTEMFAAKKAAFECRPADEAVAAQAEYTKTWEYREKNFAREKAVINPAKACQPLGAVFAAQGFEETMPYVHGSQGCVAYFRSHLARHFKEAVPCVSDSMTEDAAVFGGLTNIVDGLQNAYTLYKPKMIAVSTTCMAEVIGDDLSAFIATAKEKESVPADFAVPFAHTPSFVGSHTTGYDNMIKGVLNYFWDREKGELKRGTVSGKINIIPGFDGYAVANNRELKRYMDTMGVEYTFISDVSDIYDTPSDGTYRMYDGGTKLEDVRTAIDATATIALQKACSDKSLEYIATKGQPTASFHYPMGVGGTDALLMKISELSGKPIPESIERERGRLVDAITDSQAYLHGKKVALFGDPDFVYGMASFLLEMGCEPTHCLSTNAGKEWTAAMEALLASSPFGAGCKVYAGKDLWHMRSLLFTEPTDLLIGSSYGKYLEKDTGIPLIRLTFPIFDRHHHHRFPTLGYQGALRVLVEILDRIFEATDASSDISFDLTR; this is translated from the coding sequence ATGCCCCAGAGCGCTGAAAAGACCAAGGACCACGTCTCCCTGTTCAAGGAGCCCGAGTACACGGAGATGTTCGCGGCGAAGAAGGCCGCCTTCGAGTGCCGCCCGGCCGATGAGGCGGTCGCCGCCCAGGCCGAGTACACCAAGACCTGGGAATACCGGGAAAAGAACTTCGCCCGCGAAAAGGCCGTCATCAACCCGGCCAAGGCCTGTCAGCCCCTGGGTGCGGTGTTCGCCGCCCAGGGCTTCGAGGAGACCATGCCCTACGTGCACGGCTCCCAGGGCTGCGTCGCCTATTTCCGCTCGCACCTCGCCCGCCACTTCAAGGAGGCGGTGCCCTGCGTGTCCGACTCCATGACCGAGGACGCGGCGGTGTTCGGCGGCCTGACCAACATCGTCGACGGCCTGCAGAACGCCTACACCCTGTACAAGCCCAAGATGATCGCCGTCTCCACCACCTGCATGGCCGAAGTCATCGGCGACGATCTGTCGGCCTTCATCGCCACCGCCAAGGAAAAGGAATCGGTTCCGGCCGATTTCGCCGTCCCCTTCGCCCACACCCCGTCGTTCGTCGGCAGCCACACCACCGGCTACGACAACATGATCAAGGGGGTGCTGAACTACTTCTGGGACCGCGAGAAGGGCGAGCTGAAGCGCGGTACCGTCAGCGGGAAGATCAATATCATTCCGGGCTTCGACGGCTATGCGGTCGCCAACAACCGCGAACTGAAGCGCTACATGGACACCATGGGCGTCGAGTACACCTTCATCTCCGACGTGTCGGACATCTACGACACCCCCTCGGACGGCACCTACCGCATGTATGACGGCGGCACCAAGCTGGAAGACGTGCGCACCGCCATCGATGCCACGGCGACCATCGCCCTGCAGAAGGCCTGCTCGGACAAGTCGCTGGAATATATCGCGACCAAGGGCCAGCCCACCGCGTCCTTCCACTACCCCATGGGCGTGGGCGGCACCGATGCCCTGCTGATGAAGATCTCGGAACTGTCGGGCAAGCCGATCCCCGAGAGCATCGAGAGGGAGCGCGGCCGTCTGGTCGACGCCATCACCGACAGCCAGGCCTATCTGCACGGCAAGAAGGTGGCGTTGTTCGGTGATCCCGACTTCGTCTACGGCATGGCCTCGTTCCTGCTGGAAATGGGCTGCGAGCCCACCCACTGCCTGTCGACCAACGCCGGCAAGGAATGGACGGCGGCCATGGAAGCCCTGCTGGCTTCGTCGCCCTTCGGCGCCGGCTGCAAGGTCTACGCCGGCAAGGACCTCTGGCACATGCGCTCGCTGCTGTTCACCGAGCCGACCGATCTGTTGATCGGCAGTTCCTACGGCAAGTACCTGGAGAAGGATACCGGCATTCCGCTGATCCGCCTGACCTTCCCCATCTTCGACCGTCACCACCACCACCGCTTCCCCACCCTGGGCTACCAGGGTGCGCTCAGGGTGCTGGTGGAAATCCTCGACCGCATCTTCGAGGCCACCGACGCGTCGAGCGACATCTCCTTCGACCTCACGCGTTAG
- a CDS encoding ArsC/Spx/MgsR family protein, with the protein MAMIVFYEKPGCMNNTRQKQLLAQSGHDVVALDIRAQGWSPETLRPFFHGVPVAEWFNRAAPRIKSGAVVPEAMAAAEALAEMCLDPLLIRRPLMESGGRRMAGFDEEAVNAWIGLTPVSEPISETCPRSDGMCSVPGRGN; encoded by the coding sequence ATGGCGATGATCGTCTTCTACGAAAAGCCGGGCTGCATGAACAACACCCGCCAGAAGCAATTGCTGGCGCAGTCAGGCCACGACGTGGTGGCGCTGGACATCCGCGCCCAGGGCTGGAGCCCCGAGACGCTTCGGCCGTTCTTCCATGGGGTGCCGGTGGCCGAGTGGTTCAACCGTGCCGCTCCCCGGATCAAGTCGGGGGCGGTGGTGCCCGAAGCCATGGCGGCCGCCGAGGCCCTGGCGGAAATGTGCCTGGACCCCCTGCTGATCCGCCGCCCGCTGATGGAAAGCGGTGGGCGGCGGATGGCGGGTTTCGACGAGGAGGCCGTCAACGCCTGGATCGGCCTGACCCCGGTGTCCGAACCCATTTCCGAGACCTGCCCGCGCAGTGACGGCATGTGCTCGGTGCCGGGGCGTGGAAATTAG
- a CDS encoding NAD(+)--dinitrogen-reductase ADP-D-ribosyltransferase, which produces MNDAQAHSIGHSTNLMGLSTSLLGSTVFNDEPRELHISGVREMNGQLFEMLGQSDGLMDAGDAFYKYMMAMFGIDPEQQEELKGSRRRYRSSFLRLLKGWGYDSNGPEGAVLKGWVESRFGLFPTFHKEMITRFSTRGWAAYVDEKMSSRFHNNSIYCQLDMLYEFCQWGLARFAVPGQTHLTLYRGINAFDEHQIVERLDRKTVVMRLNNLASFSSDRTVADCFGDTILTACVPVVKVLFFNTLLPVHPLKGEGEYLVIGGDYRVSAAYF; this is translated from the coding sequence ATGAACGACGCGCAGGCGCACAGCATCGGCCACAGCACCAACCTGATGGGATTGTCCACCAGCCTGCTGGGGTCGACGGTCTTCAACGACGAGCCGCGCGAGCTTCATATCTCGGGCGTGCGCGAGATGAACGGCCAGTTGTTCGAAATGCTGGGGCAGTCGGACGGGCTGATGGATGCCGGCGATGCCTTTTATAAGTACATGATGGCCATGTTCGGCATCGATCCCGAGCAGCAGGAGGAGTTGAAGGGTTCGCGCCGGCGTTACCGCTCCAGCTTCCTGCGCCTGCTGAAGGGCTGGGGCTACGATTCCAACGGGCCCGAGGGTGCCGTGCTGAAGGGGTGGGTGGAAAGCCGCTTCGGGCTGTTTCCCACCTTCCACAAGGAGATGATCACCCGCTTCTCCACCCGGGGCTGGGCGGCCTATGTGGACGAGAAGATGTCGAGCCGCTTCCACAACAACTCCATCTACTGCCAGCTCGACATGCTCTACGAGTTCTGTCAGTGGGGGCTGGCCCGCTTCGCCGTCCCCGGCCAGACGCATCTGACCCTCTACCGGGGTATCAACGCCTTCGATGAACACCAGATCGTCGAGCGTCTCGACCGCAAGACCGTGGTGATGCGTCTCAACAATCTGGCGTCGTTCTCGTCGGACCGCACGGTCGCCGACTGCTTCGGCGACACCATCCTGACCGCCTGCGTGCCGGTGGTGAAGGTTCTGTTCTTCAACACATTGCTGCCCGTCCATCCCCTGAAGGGGGAGGGCGAGTATCTGGTGATCGGCGGCGATTACCGGGTCAGTGCGGCCTATTTCTGA
- the nifE gene encoding nitrogenase iron-molybdenum cofactor biosynthesis protein NifE, which yields MLKAKIAELMHEPGCAKNQAKSDGDRKKGCGKSLVPGAAAGGCAFDGAKIALQPITDVVHLVHGPIACEGNSWDGRNSWSSGSDLYRRGFTTDLTNLDIIAGGEKKLYKAIKQAIARHNPPAVFVYQTCVGSLIGDDVDAVCRAATERLGTPVIPINSPGFVGSKNLGNRLGGEALFEHVIGTVEPDDAGATDINILGEYNVAGELDQFRPLLARLGIRLRASITGDARYREVAACHTARANMVLCSQALVTLARKMREKWGIPFYEGSFYGISDTSEALRNIARMLVDRGADPTLTARTEALIAEEEARAWARLEPYKERLSGRKVLLYTGGVKSWSVIQALQEVGMEVVGSSVRKATEADKKKALDRLGGDEDKLADAITPRDMYAMFKDGKADMMLSGGRSQFVALKARTPWIDINQERHHGYAAYDGMVALVREIDLSINSPIWAQVRAPAPWENS from the coding sequence ATGCTGAAGGCCAAGATCGCCGAACTGATGCACGAGCCCGGTTGCGCCAAGAATCAGGCGAAATCCGATGGCGACCGCAAGAAGGGCTGCGGCAAGTCGCTGGTGCCCGGCGCGGCGGCCGGCGGCTGCGCCTTCGACGGGGCCAAGATCGCGCTGCAGCCCATCACCGACGTGGTCCATCTGGTGCACGGCCCCATCGCCTGCGAGGGCAATTCCTGGGACGGCCGCAATTCGTGGAGCAGCGGCTCGGACCTCTACCGCCGGGGCTTCACCACCGACCTCACCAACCTGGACATCATCGCCGGCGGCGAGAAGAAGCTCTACAAGGCCATCAAGCAGGCCATCGCCCGACATAACCCGCCCGCCGTGTTCGTCTACCAGACCTGTGTCGGCTCGCTGATCGGCGACGACGTGGACGCCGTGTGCCGCGCCGCCACGGAGCGCCTGGGCACCCCGGTCATCCCCATCAACTCACCCGGCTTCGTGGGCTCCAAGAATCTGGGCAACCGCTTGGGGGGCGAGGCTTTGTTCGAGCACGTCATCGGCACGGTGGAACCCGACGATGCCGGCGCTACCGACATCAACATCCTGGGCGAGTACAACGTGGCGGGCGAGTTGGACCAGTTCCGCCCCCTGCTGGCCCGCCTCGGCATCCGGCTGCGCGCCTCCATCACTGGCGACGCCCGCTACCGCGAGGTGGCGGCCTGCCACACGGCGCGCGCCAACATGGTGCTGTGCTCCCAGGCCCTGGTCACCCTGGCCCGCAAGATGAGGGAGAAGTGGGGCATCCCCTTTTACGAGGGCTCGTTCTACGGCATCTCCGATACCTCCGAGGCGCTCAGGAACATCGCCCGCATGCTGGTGGACAGAGGTGCCGACCCGACGCTGACCGCCCGCACCGAAGCCCTGATCGCCGAGGAGGAGGCCAGGGCCTGGGCCCGCCTCGAGCCCTACAAGGAACGCCTCTCGGGCCGCAAGGTGCTGCTTTACACCGGCGGGGTCAAAAGCTGGTCGGTGATCCAGGCCCTGCAGGAGGTGGGCATGGAAGTGGTGGGCTCCTCCGTCCGCAAGGCCACCGAGGCCGACAAGAAGAAGGCCCTGGACCGCCTGGGCGGCGACGAGGACAAGCTGGCCGACGCCATCACGCCCAGGGATATGTACGCCATGTTCAAGGACGGCAAGGCCGACATGATGCTGTCGGGCGGCCGCTCGCAGTTCGTGGCGCTCAAGGCCCGCACGCCCTGGATCGACATCAATCAGGAACGCCACCACGGCTATGCCGCCTATGACGGCATGGTCGCCCTGGTGCGCGAGATCGATCTGTCCATCAACAGCCCCATCTGGGCGCAGGTCCGCGCCCCCGCCCCCTGGGAGAATTCGTGA
- the nifH gene encoding nitrogenase iron protein — protein MPMVRQIAFYGKGGIGKSTTSQNTLAALVEMGQKILIVGCDPKADSTRLILNTKLQDTVLHLAAKAGSVEDLELEDVMKIGYKGIKCTESGGPEPGVGCAGRGVITAINFLEENGAYDDVDYVSYDVLGDVVCGGFAMPIRENKAQEIYIVMSGEMMALFAANNIAKGILKYAGSGGVRLGGLICNERQTDRELELAEALAAKLNTQMIHFVPRDNGVQHAELRRQTVIQYAPDSKQAGEYRALAQKIHANGGKGTIPTPITMEELEDMLLEFGIMKSDEQALAELEAKEKSLCSA, from the coding sequence ATTCCCATGGTTCGTCAGATCGCTTTCTACGGCAAGGGCGGTATCGGTAAGTCCACCACCTCGCAGAACACCCTGGCCGCTCTCGTCGAGATGGGTCAGAAAATCCTCATCGTCGGCTGCGACCCCAAGGCCGACTCCACCCGTCTGATCCTCAACACCAAGCTGCAGGACACCGTGCTGCATCTGGCCGCCAAGGCCGGCTCGGTGGAAGACCTCGAACTCGAGGACGTGATGAAGATCGGCTACAAGGGCATCAAGTGCACTGAATCGGGCGGCCCCGAGCCGGGCGTCGGCTGCGCCGGCCGCGGCGTCATCACCGCCATCAACTTCCTGGAAGAGAACGGCGCCTATGACGACGTGGACTACGTGTCCTACGACGTGCTGGGCGACGTGGTATGCGGTGGCTTCGCCATGCCCATCCGCGAGAACAAGGCCCAGGAAATCTACATCGTCATGTCGGGCGAGATGATGGCGCTGTTCGCCGCCAACAACATCGCCAAGGGCATTCTGAAGTATGCCGGTTCGGGCGGCGTCCGCCTGGGCGGCCTGATCTGCAACGAGCGTCAGACCGACCGCGAGTTGGAACTCGCCGAGGCCCTGGCCGCCAAGCTGAACACCCAGATGATCCACTTCGTGCCGCGCGACAACGGCGTGCAGCATGCGGAACTGCGTCGCCAGACCGTCATCCAGTACGCCCCCGACTCCAAGCAGGCCGGCGAATACCGCGCCCTGGCCCAAAAGATCCATGCCAACGGCGGCAAGGGCACCATCCCGACCCCCATCACCATGGAGGAGCTGGAAGACATGCTGCTCGAGTTCGGCATCATGAAGTCGGACGAGCAGGCCCTGGCCGAGCTCGAGGCCAAGGAAAAGTCGCTCTGCAGCGCCTAG
- the nifD gene encoding nitrogenase molybdenum-iron protein alpha chain: MSLDYTNDTAAAEALIKDVLDAYPEKAAKRRAKHLAVAKPAEEEGTTSCGVKSNIKSIPGVMTIRGCAYAGSKGVVWGPIKDMVHISHGPVGCGQYSWSQRRNYFNGTVGVDSFVTMQVTSDFQERDIVFGGDKNLDAMIDELDTMFPLAKGISIQSECPIGLIGDDIEAVAKKKHKETGKTIVPVRCEGFRGVSQSLGHHIANDAIRDWVFDKPAPEEAFVPGPYDVNLIADYNIGGDAWPSRKLLEEMGLRVIGMWSGDATLSEMARAPKAKLNLIHCYRSMNYICRHMEEKYGIKWVEYNFFGPSQIATSLRKIAAQFDETIQKKAEEVIARYQPLVDSVLAKYKARLEGKTVMLYVGGLRPRHVANAYEDLGMKIVGTGYEFAHNDDYQRTGHYVKEGTLIYDDVTGYELEKFIEQIRPDLVGSGIKEKYATQKMGVPFRQMHSWDYSGPYHGYDGFAIFARDMDMAINSPVWSKFKAPWKAA, encoded by the coding sequence ATGAGCCTCGATTACACCAACGATACCGCCGCCGCCGAGGCGCTGATCAAGGACGTCCTTGACGCCTATCCGGAAAAGGCCGCCAAGCGCCGCGCCAAGCACCTCGCCGTCGCCAAGCCGGCCGAGGAGGAGGGCACCACCTCCTGCGGCGTCAAGTCGAACATCAAGTCCATCCCCGGCGTCATGACCATCCGTGGCTGCGCCTATGCCGGTTCCAAGGGCGTGGTGTGGGGCCCCATCAAGGACATGGTCCACATCTCCCACGGCCCGGTGGGCTGCGGCCAGTATTCCTGGTCCCAGCGCCGCAACTACTTCAACGGCACGGTCGGCGTCGACAGCTTCGTCACCATGCAGGTGACCTCGGACTTCCAGGAACGCGACATCGTGTTCGGTGGCGACAAGAACCTGGACGCCATGATCGACGAGCTGGACACCATGTTCCCGCTGGCCAAGGGCATCTCCATCCAGTCCGAGTGCCCCATCGGCCTGATCGGCGACGACATCGAGGCGGTGGCCAAGAAGAAGCACAAGGAAACCGGCAAGACCATCGTGCCGGTGCGGTGCGAAGGCTTTCGCGGCGTATCCCAGTCGCTGGGCCACCACATCGCCAACGACGCCATCCGCGATTGGGTCTTCGACAAGCCCGCGCCCGAGGAAGCCTTCGTCCCCGGCCCCTATGACGTCAACCTGATCGCCGACTACAACATCGGCGGCGACGCCTGGCCGTCGCGCAAGCTGCTGGAAGAGATGGGCCTCAGGGTCATCGGCATGTGGTCGGGCGACGCCACCCTGTCCGAGATGGCGCGCGCGCCGAAGGCCAAGCTGAACCTCATCCACTGCTACCGGTCCATGAACTACATCTGCCGCCACATGGAAGAGAAGTACGGCATCAAGTGGGTGGAATATAACTTCTTCGGCCCGAGCCAGATCGCCACCAGCCTGCGCAAGATCGCCGCTCAGTTCGACGAGACCATCCAGAAGAAGGCCGAGGAGGTCATCGCCAGGTATCAGCCGCTGGTCGACAGCGTGCTCGCCAAGTACAAGGCCCGCCTGGAAGGCAAGACCGTGATGCTGTACGTGGGTGGGCTCCGCCCCCGTCACGTCGCCAACGCCTACGAAGACCTGGGCATGAAGATCGTCGGCACCGGCTATGAATTCGCCCACAACGACGACTACCAGCGCACCGGCCATTACGTGAAGGAAGGCACGCTGATTTACGACGACGTCACCGGCTACGAGCTGGAGAAGTTCATCGAGCAGATCCGCCCCGACCTGGTCGGCTCGGGCATCAAGGAGAAGTACGCGACCCAGAAGATGGGCGTGCCCTTCCGCCAGATGCACTCGTGGGACTACTCGGGCCCCTATCACGGCTATGACGGCTTCGCCATCTTCGCGCGCGACATGGACATGGCCATCAACAGCCCGGTCTGGAGCAAGTTCAAGGCCCCCTGGAAGGCCGCCTGA
- a CDS encoding cache domain-containing protein, translating into MSVGIVGVLVLAAFSLYQLRSSMIEDRKVMVQQMVEAAIGVASFYQQQAEKGALPADEARERAKAGIRAMRFGGGNYLFAYDSTGLTQVHGGNRAKEGENRVGETDPTGKHYAREMIDKALAGGGYTSYLSSRQSSGDRASRTLPKISYSNHFKPWDWIVGTGVYLDDVDAAFDRLLLWLGGVIVLAVGAMIAASRRLGASIATPITAMTTVMETMAAGDLSASVSNTERRDEIGAMARALSIFKEGLLRANRLAAEQEADRAARETRARTIQTLTGDFDGQVAGILGRLSSASTALETTAQAMAGTAQQTSSQVAGAADATSNASASVQTVASAAEQLSASIMEIGRQVSQSSQVSQAASDEARRTTEKVRGLAESSARIGEVVSLINDIASQTNLLALNATIEAARAGEAGKGFAVVANEVKNLANQTGRATEEIGTQIAAVQAATGEAVTAIGDIVARVEEINHIATAIAAAVEEQSAATAEIARSVQETASGTELIADTIVDVGRAASDTQSAAGQVLDSARSLAVHATDLKSMVGTFLGGVRTA; encoded by the coding sequence ATGTCGGTCGGCATCGTGGGGGTCCTGGTGCTGGCCGCCTTCAGCCTGTACCAGTTGCGCTCGTCGATGATCGAGGACCGCAAGGTCATGGTGCAGCAGATGGTCGAGGCGGCCATCGGCGTCGCCAGCTTCTACCAGCAGCAGGCCGAAAAGGGCGCCTTGCCCGCCGACGAGGCGCGCGAGCGGGCCAAGGCCGGTATCCGCGCCATGCGCTTTGGCGGCGGCAACTACCTGTTCGCCTACGACAGCACCGGCCTGACCCAGGTCCATGGCGGCAATAGGGCCAAGGAGGGCGAGAACCGCGTCGGTGAAACCGATCCCACCGGCAAGCATTACGCCCGCGAGATGATCGACAAGGCCCTGGCCGGTGGCGGCTACACCTCCTATCTGTCCTCGCGCCAGTCCAGCGGCGACCGCGCCTCCAGGACCCTGCCCAAGATCTCCTACAGCAATCATTTCAAGCCCTGGGACTGGATCGTCGGCACCGGCGTCTATCTCGACGACGTGGATGCCGCCTTCGACCGGTTGCTGCTCTGGCTGGGCGGGGTGATCGTCCTGGCGGTCGGCGCCATGATCGCCGCGTCGCGGCGCCTGGGAGCCAGCATCGCCACTCCCATCACCGCCATGACCACGGTCATGGAGACCATGGCGGCCGGCGATCTGTCGGCCTCGGTGTCCAACACCGAACGCCGCGATGAAATCGGCGCCATGGCCCGCGCCCTGTCCATCTTCAAGGAAGGATTGCTGCGCGCCAACCGGCTGGCCGCCGAGCAGGAGGCCGACCGTGCCGCCCGCGAGACGCGGGCGCGCACCATCCAGACCCTGACCGGCGATTTCGACGGACAGGTGGCCGGCATCCTCGGCCGGTTGAGCAGCGCCTCGACGGCGCTGGAGACCACCGCGCAGGCCATGGCCGGCACCGCCCAGCAAACCAGCAGCCAGGTGGCCGGCGCCGCCGACGCCACCAGCAACGCCTCGGCCAGCGTTCAGACGGTGGCCTCGGCCGCCGAGCAGCTTTCCGCCTCCATCATGGAGATCGGCCGGCAGGTCAGCCAGTCCAGTCAGGTCTCGCAAGCCGCCTCGGACGAGGCGCGGCGCACCACCGAAAAGGTCCGGGGTCTGGCCGAAAGCTCGGCCCGCATCGGCGAGGTGGTCAGCCTGATCAACGACATCGCGTCGCAGACCAACCTCCTCGCGCTGAACGCCACCATCGAGGCGGCGCGGGCGGGCGAAGCCGGCAAGGGCTTCGCCGTCGTGGCCAACGAGGTCAAGAACCTCGCCAACCAGACCGGGCGGGCCACCGAGGAGATCGGCACCCAGATCGCCGCCGTCCAGGCCGCCACGGGTGAGGCGGTCACCGCCATCGGCGACATCGTCGCCCGGGTGGAGGAGATCAACCACATCGCCACCGCCATCGCCGCCGCAGTGGAGGAGCAATCGGCCGCCACGGCGGAAATCGCCCGCAGCGTCCAGGAAACCGCCTCGGGCACCGAACTGATCGCCGACACCATCGTCGACGTGGGCCGGGCGGCATCGGACACCCAATCCGCCGCCGGTCAGGTGCTGGATTCGGCCCGCTCGCTGGCGGTGCACGCCACCGACCTCAAATCCATGGTCGGAACCTTCCTGGGGGGCGTCCGCACCGCGTAA
- the draG gene encoding ADP-ribosyl-[dinitrogen reductase] hydrolase, whose amino-acid sequence MRLPLPFLDRPPTSGPSLEDRALGAYLGFAVGDALGATVEFLTKGEIREKHGLHRKMIGGGWLHLAPGQVTDDTEMSLCLGRSLARKGGLDPKDVCEEFAVWLKSGPVDVGNTCRRGIRRFITNGTLEGGYCEGDAGNGAAMRNLPTAIATLHRPDLLEEWTVAQSHITHHHPLSDDATLALGRMTQALLSGQGMKAARDEANALVEKHKCFRFETFRGQSTAYVVDTMQTVLHFYFLTDSFRNCLIEVVNQGGDADTTGAIAGMLAGATYGVREIPSAWLGKLDKAVADEIRTQVPALLALAEKLK is encoded by the coding sequence ATGCGATTGCCATTGCCGTTCCTCGACCGTCCCCCCACCTCCGGCCCCAGCCTGGAGGATCGCGCGCTGGGCGCCTATCTGGGCTTCGCCGTCGGCGATGCCCTGGGGGCGACGGTGGAGTTCCTGACCAAGGGGGAAATCCGCGAGAAGCATGGGCTGCACCGCAAGATGATCGGCGGCGGCTGGCTGCATCTGGCCCCCGGACAGGTCACCGACGATACCGAGATGTCGCTGTGCCTCGGCCGGTCATTGGCGCGCAAGGGCGGGTTGGACCCCAAGGACGTGTGCGAGGAATTCGCCGTCTGGCTGAAGAGCGGTCCCGTGGACGTGGGCAACACCTGCCGGCGCGGCATCCGCCGCTTCATCACCAACGGCACGCTGGAGGGCGGTTATTGCGAGGGTGATGCCGGTAACGGCGCCGCCATGCGCAACCTGCCCACCGCCATCGCCACCCTGCATCGTCCCGACCTGCTGGAGGAGTGGACGGTAGCCCAGAGCCACATCACCCACCACCACCCGCTGTCCGACGATGCCACCCTGGCCCTGGGGCGGATGACCCAGGCGCTGTTGTCGGGGCAGGGGATGAAGGCGGCGCGCGACGAGGCCAACGCCCTGGTGGAGAAGCACAAGTGCTTCCGCTTCGAGACCTTTCGCGGCCAGTCCACCGCCTATGTGGTCGATACCATGCAGACGGTGCTGCACTTCTATTTCCTGACGGATTCCTTCCGCAACTGCCTGATCGAGGTGGTCAATCAGGGCGGCGACGCCGACACCACCGGGGCCATCGCCGGCATGCTGGCCGGGGCCACCTATGGGGTGCGGGAGATACCCTCCGCCTGGCTCGGCAAACTGGACAAGGCGGTGGCCGACGAGATCCGGACCCAGGTGCCGGCGCTGCTGGCCCTGGCGGAAAAACTGAAATAA